One segment of uncultured Tolumonas sp. DNA contains the following:
- the nuoE gene encoding NADH-quinone oxidoreductase subunit NuoE: MSHQCQCQNEPFALSASELAAIQHEMHHYEDPRAATIEALKLVQKERGWVPDGAIYAIADVLGIPASDVEGVATFYSQIFRRPVGRHVIRYCDSVVCFINGYQTIQQALEEKLSIKPGQTTADERFTLLPVCCLGNCDKGPSMMIDDDTHSHLSVDKLDELLEQYP, translated from the coding sequence ATGAGTCATCAATGCCAATGTCAAAATGAGCCGTTTGCGCTATCAGCGTCAGAACTAGCGGCGATCCAGCACGAGATGCATCACTATGAAGATCCGCGTGCTGCCACTATCGAAGCACTGAAACTGGTGCAAAAGGAACGTGGTTGGGTGCCTGATGGTGCGATCTATGCGATTGCCGATGTATTGGGTATTCCGGCATCCGATGTGGAAGGTGTCGCTACTTTTTACAGCCAAATCTTCCGTCGTCCGGTTGGGCGGCATGTCATTCGTTATTGCGACAGCGTGGTTTGCTTTATCAATGGTTATCAGACCATTCAACAGGCGCTGGAAGAAAAACTCAGTATCAAGCCTGGTCAAACCACAGCTGATGAGCGTTTTACCTTGCTACCTGTCTGTTGCCTTGGCAACTGCGACAAAGGGCCCAGCATGATGATTGATGATGATACTCACAGTCATCTGAGCGTGGATAAACTGGACGAACTGCTGGAGCAATATCCATGA